A window from Citrus sinensis cultivar Valencia sweet orange chromosome 3, DVS_A1.0, whole genome shotgun sequence encodes these proteins:
- the LOC102628738 gene encoding probable receptor-like protein kinase At2g42960: protein MKTTSTLAFFCILCALYIRTFSYNSFSQDCALESSREPYQPSGECIDNDRKVIYWESIPSTLCCRNALTFFSQALAQRARENTNTSIFLEQNEWQTCSAPFTRQNVVSAKYCGFDGFSFGNGKCANSSSLSLIQRNEEFQGVLQSCSRFNSTTFADACRNCTTAVVKFRDYLLEEFNADGDDDNEKATCGLAVVITVTAANFDDRSSLADLYNCLHSIDQIDPGFIRFKTAVVKAIMAVLIATFVMMLILVLIKHVAKSKIQGKNKGCMPKRKSPKPTKEIYSTTWSGLYRFSKDEIENAINNDWDRRFLGRGSAGLVYKGVLPSGQVVAIKHIYKSNNTDSFSREVEGLSRVRHPNLVCLFGCCVEGGEQYLVYEFCAAGNLAQHLLRKDSVLTWERRVKILRDCALALRYLHHYIDGCIVHRDIKLTNILLTEKLEPKLSDFGLAKMLGIEESKVFTDVRGTIGYMDPEYMTNAKLTCASDIYSFGIVALQLLSGQKVIELDFDARDQLTRKARDVSMGKRPIKDFEDPRLNGNINRADFESILKIAVLCVAKSSKGRPTIDVVYEEIDKAWKNTMEGNTDHQVSSPATTTSRSLEVILV, encoded by the exons ATGAAAACAACATCGACTCTTGCTTTCTTCTGCATACTTTGTGCTCTTTACATCCGTACATTTtcatataattctttttctcaaG ATTGTGCATTAGAGTCTAGTCGTGAGCCATATCAACCTTCCGGGGAGTGCATAGACAACGACAGGAAAGTCATCTACTGGGAAAGCATCCCTTCAACTCTTTGCTGTCGAAATGCGCTAACATTCTTCTCCCAGGCACTAGCACAACGTGCCCGTGAGAATACTAACACAAGCATCTTTCTTGAACAAAATGAGTGGCAAACCTGCAGCGCTCCTTTTACAAGACAAAATGTCGTATCCGCGAAATACTGTGGATTTGATGGCTTTTCCTTTGGGAATGGCAAGTGCGCGAACTCATCATCTTTGTCACTGATTCAGCGGAATGAGGAATTTCAAGGGGTTTTACAATCTTGTTCCCGCTTCAATTCAACAACCTTTGCTGATGCCTGCAGGAATTGTACAACAGCAGTGGTTAAATTCAGGGATTATCTGCTGGAAGAATTTAATgctgatggtgatgatgacaATGAAAAGGCAACTTGTGGGCTAGCTGTTGTTATTACCGTTACAGCCGCAAACTTTGATGACCGCTCATCACTTGCTGATCTATATAACTGTTTGCATTCGATAGATCAGATTG ATCCTGGATTTATCAGATTCAAAA CTGCTGTGGTGAAAGCAATAATGGCGGTCCTTATAGCGACTTTCGTGATGATGTTGATTCTTGTACTTATAAAACACGTGGCCAAGAGCAAGATACAGGGCAAGAATAAGGGCTGCATGCCCAAGCGGAAATCTCCTAAGCCAACTAAAGAGATTTACAGTACAACGTGGTCAGGTCTCTACAGATTTTCTAAGGACGAGATTGAAAATGCCATAAATAACGACTGGGACCGAAGGTTCTTAGGCCGCGGAAGTGCTGGTTTAGTCTACAAGGGCGTTTTGCCAAGTGGTCAAGTCGTTGCCATCAAGCACATATACAAGAGCAACAACACCGATTCATTTTCAAGGGAAGTTGAAGGCCTTTCCAGGGTTCGCCATCCAAATCTCGTATGCCTATTCGGTTGCTGCGTCGAAGGAGGCGAGCAATATctagtttatgaattttgtgcGGCCGGGAATCTCGCTCAACATCTCCTCA gAAAAGATAGTGTACTAACGTGGGAAAGAAGAGTTAAAATCCTGAGAGATTGTGCACTTGCATTGAGGTATCTTCACCATTATATTGATGGGTGCATTGTCCATAGAGATATTAAG CTTACAAACATTCTTTTGACTGAGAAGCTGGAACCGAAGCTTTCTGATTTTGGGTTGGCTAAGATGCTGGGCATCGAAGAGAGCAAAGTATTTACTGATGTGAGAGGAACCATTGGCTATATGGACCCCGAATACATGACTAATGCAAAGCTAACTTGTGCCAGTGACATTTACAGTTTCGGTATCGTTGCTCTCCAACTTTTATCAGGACAAAAGGTCATTGAATTGGATTTTGATGCTAGAGACCAACTCACAAGAAAG GCAAGAGATGTAAGCATGGGAAAACGGCcaataaaagattttgaagATCCAAGGCTGAATGGAAATATCAACCGGGCGGATTTTGAATCCATTTTGAAAATTGCTGTGCTATGTGTTGCCAAATCGAGCAAAGGCCGGCCAACTATTGATGTTGTCTATGAGGAGATTGACAAGGCTTGGAAAAACACAATG GAAGGAAATACGGATCACCAAGTGAGTTCACCCGCAACAACAACGTCCAGATCCTTGGAGGTGATTCTGGTTTGA
- the VDE gene encoding violaxanthin de-epoxidase, producing the protein MALAASSICLYGNERIGNPCSRTGFAITEKNQNRRMVYYRGIVTLKIKSNGKKSTCSQLMRSYRNCCKIGLRCSNLVSGRREKVSSISNTGTTIPEAKEVLKNLVHPVPNVLKEWSQLQLINVAGVLACMFLVIPSAGAVDALKTCTCLLRECRLELAECISNPACAANVACLQTCNNRPDETECQIKCGDLFENSVVDEFNECAVSRKKCVPQKSDLGEFPVPDPAILVKSFNLKDFNGKWYISSGLNPSFDTFDCQLHEFHTESNKLIGNLSWRIRTPDGGFFTRSAMQRFFQDPIHPGILYNHDNEYLHYKDDWYILSSKIQNEPDDYVFVYYRGSNDAWDGYGGAFLYTRSKTVPETIVPELERAAKSVGRDFNKFIRTDNTCGPEPPLVERLEKKVEEGERTIIKEVEQLEGEVEKVGKTEMTLFQRLAEGFKELQKDEEKFLRELSKEEMDLLSELKMEASEVENLFGRALPVKKIR; encoded by the exons ATGGCGTTGGCTGCAAGTTCCATATGTTTGTACGGTAATGAAAGGATTGGCAATCCATGTAGCAGAACAGGGTTTGCAATTACTGAAAAGAACCAAAACAGGAGAATGGTGTATTACCGTGGCATAGTTACACTGAAAATTAAGTCCAATGGCAAGAAGTCAACGTGCTCCCAGTTAATGAGATCCTACAGAAATTGTTGCAAGATTGGCTTAAGATGTTCAAATCTGGTGTCaggaagaagagagaaagttTCTTCAATCTCTAACACTGGTACAACAATACCTGAG GCAAAAGAGGTGCTTAAAAATCTGGTGCACCCTGTACCAAATGTGCTGAAGGAATGGAGCCAATTACAGTTGATTAATGTAGCTGGTGTACTGGCTTGCATGTTTTTGGTCATTCCATCAGCTGGTGCTGTTGATGCTCTCAAGACATGTACTTGCTTATTGAGGGAGTGCAG GCTGGAACTTGCTGAGTGCATTTCAAATCCGGCATGTGCTGCCAATGTTGCTTGCCTTCAAACCTGCAACAATCGGCCTGATGAGACTGAATGCCAG ATAAAATGTGGGGACCTGTTTGAAAACAGTGTTGTTGATGAGTTTAATGAGTGTGCGGTCTCAAGAAAGAAGTGTGTACCACAGAAATCTGATTTAGGGGAATTTCCTGTCCCTGATCCTGCCATTCTAGTTAAAAGTTTTAACCTCAAAGACTTCAATGGGAAGTGGTACATTTCTAGTGGTTTAAATCCTTCCTTCGATACTTTTGATTGCCAATTGCATGAATTCCATACAGAATCCAACAAACTCATAGGAAATTTATCGTGGAGAATAAGAACTCCAGATGGTGGCTTTTTCACCCGATCAGCTATGCAGAGATTTTTTCAAGATCCAATTCATCCTGGGATACTCTATAATCACGACAATGAATACCTTCACTATAAAGATGACTG GTATATATTGTCATCCAAGATACAGAACGAACCAGATGACTATGTCTTTGTGTACTATCGGGGCAGCAATGATGCATGGGATGGATATGGTGGTGCTTTTTTATACACCAGAAGTAAAACTGTGCCTGAAACCATTGTACCTGAACTTGAAAGAGCAGCCAAAAGTGTAGGTCGGGATTTCAACAAGTTCATCAGAACAGATAATACTTGTGGACCCGAGCCTCCCCTTGTAGAGAGACTTGAGAAAAAGGTGGAAGAAGGAGAGAGGACAATCATAAAGGAGGTAGAACAACTAGAAGGTGAGGTGGAGAAGGTTGGAAAAACTGAAATGACTTTGTTTCAGAGGTTGGCAGAAGGGTTCAAAGAGCTTCAAAAAGATGAGGAGAAATTCTTGAGAGAGCTAAGTAAAGAAGAAATGGATCTGTTAAGTGAGCTGAAAATGGAAGCAAGCGAGGTAGAAAATCTTTTCGGACGAGCTTTGCCAGTTAAGAAGATAAGATAG
- the LOC102627271 gene encoding syntaxin-related protein KNOLLE: protein MNDLMTKSFTSYVDLKREAMKDLEAGPDPDLEMTTSTNTMDQNLNLFLAEAENVKKEMEEIRDVSGRLQEANEQSKSLHKPEALKLLRHKINKDVVTVLKRARNIKSHLEDMDRANAANKRLSGCKEGTPIYRTRIAVTNGLRKKLKELMMEFQGLRQKMMTEYKETVGRRYFTVTGEYPNEDVIEKIISDNNGSEEFLTHAIQEHGRGKVLETVVEIQDRHDTAKEIEKSLLELHQIFLDMAVMVEAQGEQMDDIEHHVMNASHYVKDGTKELKTAKDYQRSNRKWMCVGIILLLLIILLIVIPIATSFSSS from the coding sequence ATGAATGACCTAATGACAAAGTCTTTCACCAGCTATGTTGACCTCAAAAGGGAGGCCATGAAAGATCTCGAAGCTGGCCCGGATCCTGATCTGGAAATGACAACTTCAACTAACACTATGGACCAAAACCTCAACCTATTCCTGGCAGAAGCTGAAAATGTGAAGaaagaaatggaagaaatcCGCGATGTCTCAGGCAGACTCCAAGAGGCCAATGAACAGAGCAAGTCCTTGCACAAACCCGAGGCTCTTAAATTATTGAGGCATAAGATCAACAAAGATGTTGTCACGGTACTCAAAAGAGCCAGGAATATTAAGTCTCATCTTGAAGACATGGACCGCGCCAATGCTGCTAATAAGCGCCTTTCTGGCTGCAAAGAAGGGACTCCGATTTACAGGACTAGAATTGCTGTCACTAATGGCTTGCGGAAGAAGTTGAAAGAGCTTATGATGGAGTTTCAAGGGTTGAGGCAGAAAATGATGACAGAGTATAAAGAAACTGTTGGGAGAAGGTACTTTACTGTGACTGGAGAGTACCCAAATGAGGATGTGATTGAGAAAATCATCAGTGATAATAATGGGAGTGAGGAGTTTTTGACACATGCGATACAAGAGCATGGAAGGGGGAAGGTGTTGGAGACGGTGGTGGAGATTCAGGACAGGCATGACACGGCGAAAGAGATTGAAAAGAGCTTGCTGGAGCTACATCAAATTTTCTTGGACATGGCTGTGATGGTGGAGGCGCAGGGCGAGCAGATGGATGATATTGAGCACCATGTGATGAATGCTTCACATTATGTCAAGGATGGAACCAAAGAGCTCAAGACCGCCAAGGACTACCAGAGGAGCAATAGGAAGTGGATGTGTGTGGGGATAATACTTTTGTTGTTGATCATTCTTCTTATCGTCATCCCTATTGCAACTAGCTTTAGCAGTTCTTGA